In [Mycobacterium] stephanolepidis, the genomic window GCGTTCGGGACGGTATGCCCCCAGGCTGAGCAGGCCGATCTTGTTGATGCCGGTGATCTCCGCGATGTCGGTCATGAGGAGACCATAGCGGGACCATCCGAACGTCTAACCCCAGGCATGTACCTGATTCTGTGCCGCCTCCAGGCCCAGGCGGATCAGCAGCTCGGTCGCGTCGACGCCTTGCTCACACAGCAACGGAACCTGTTCGGTCTCCGTCTTGGCGAAATTCTCCAGTACGAAGGCGGCTGGGTCCTTGCGGCCGGGTGGGCGACCGACACCCAGACGGACCCGCAGATAGTCCTTGGTGCCCAGTGATTGCGATATCGAGCGCAGCCCGTTGTGGCCACCCTCGCCGCCGCCGAGCTTGAGTCGCACGGTGCCGAAGTCGAGATCCAGCTCGTCGTGCATCACGATGACGTTCCCGGGGGGAACTGAAAAGAATTTGGCCAGTGCGGCCACTTGAGGGCCGGATGTGTTCATGAACGTGCGTGGCTTGGCCAGATTCACGGCCCGGCCGCCGAGGCGAATCGTTGTCGCCTCGGCGCCGGACTTCTTGTGCGGCTTGAATGTTGCGCCGTCCTTGGCCGCCAACAGGTCGGCAACCATGAATCCGAGGTTGTGCCGGGTCTTGGCATAGGTCGGCCCGGGGTTTCCCAGGCCGACCACCAGCACGGCGTCGTCGGATACGTCGGGCACGTCTTACTCCTCGGAGGAGCCCTCGGCGGCCTCGTCCGCGGCGGGAGCCTCAGCGGCACCTTCACCGCCGCCACCCTCGGCGTCCATCTCGTCGGCGGTCGGGGCCGCGACGACGTTGACGACCAGGGTCTCGGGATCGGAGATCAGGGTGGAGCCCTTGGGCAGCTCGATCGATCCGGCGGTGATCTGGGTGCCCGCTGCCAGGCCTTCGACCGACACGGTGAGGAACTCGGGGATGGACAGCGCCTCGGCCTCGATCTCCAGGGTGTTGGCGTCCTGGGTGACCAGGGTGCCGCT contains:
- the pth gene encoding aminoacyl-tRNA hydrolase, giving the protein MLVVGLGNPGPTYAKTRHNLGFMVADLLAAKDGATFKPHKKSGAEATTIRLGGRAVNLAKPRTFMNTSGPQVAALAKFFSVPPGNVIVMHDELDLDFGTVRLKLGGGEGGHNGLRSISQSLGTKDYLRVRLGVGRPPGRKDPAAFVLENFAKTETEQVPLLCEQGVDATELLIRLGLEAAQNQVHAWG